A window of the Helianthus annuus cultivar XRQ/B chromosome 4, HanXRQr2.0-SUNRISE, whole genome shotgun sequence genome harbors these coding sequences:
- the LOC110880493 gene encoding cyclin-H1-1, whose translation MVYLALAALRRANEEYPVVNFERYLNSILSHQHPARPVPELTKYLDAIDKMVNNLVTPTAADMKHIDRKLKYCRDPGSHEKYSLIFLFLQIVEFDFYKYSCLTFGEYLIYF comes from the exons ATGGTGTACCTGGCGTTGGCTGCTCTGCGTAGAGCGAACGAGGAGTACCCGGTTGTTAACTTTGAAAG ATACCTGAACAGCATTCTTTCTCATCAGCATCCAGCACGACCCGTTCCTGAGCTCACAAAATATCTAGATGCTATTGACAAGATG GTAAATAATCTTGTTACACCTACTGCGGCGGATATGAAGCACATTGACCGGAAGCTAAAATATTGTCGGGATCCAGGATCACATGAAAAGTACTCTCTTATTTTTTTATTCCTTCAAATAGTGGAGTTTGACTTTTACAAATACTCGTGTTTGACGTTTGGCGAATATCTAATTTATTTTTAA